The nucleotide window GGCCTCAAGCGTGGAGATGCCGAGATTGTAGAGCTCGTCGTAAATGTGCAGTTGCAGGGTGCCGGGACCGTCCGAACTGTTGGCGGCGCGTTTTCCGCACACGGCCATGACTGTCATGGCGGAAACCGCTGCGTCGAAAGCGGAATCGGCCACGGCGCAGAAGGCTCCGCAAAGAGCCGTGCAGGTGCAGCCAAGGCCCGTCACACGAGGCATGAGCGGAGAGCCACCGCCAATGCGTACCAGCCGCTCGCCGTCCGTGACGATATCCGTCTCACCGCTGACCACAACGGTGCAACCATGCGTCTTGGCAAGATCCCGCGCCGCTTCTTCTGCGGATTCGGCCCCCTGAGTGCTGTCCACACCCTTTGCCGAACCGGACTGGCCGGCAAGCGTCATGATCTCGGACGCATTACCGCGAATGATCGCCGGACGATATTCCTTCAGCATTCCGACGGGAAGCTCGGTCCGAAGCTTGGTGGCTCCGGCGCCGACGGGATCGAGAACCACGGGAACGTTGTTTTTGTTGGCTGCGGCCCATGCCACGGGCATGGCTTCGGCATAGGTCCGAGCGACGGTGCCCAGATTGATGACCAGCGCACCACTGAAAGCCATGAGTTCTTCAACTTCCTCTACCGCGTGCGTCATGATCGGAGAAGCACCGATGGCCAGCAGCGCGTTCGCCGTGGAGTTGGTCACGACATAGTTGGTGATACTCGTCACCAACGGTCCAGCTTCACGAAGTTTTTCCAGATTCTCGCAAATTGTGCTTTTGTTCATTTCCATTTGATCCATAGTGCTTTTGCAATTGATTTCCGAATGTTCTCGTTTACCGCGATTGCATCCGCAAGGCAACTGATGTCCCCCGGCTCCTTGTGGCGTCAAAAGCCGCAAAAAAGGAACTTCTTACCGAATTTCCGCCACATATCATTGCTAAACAGCGTCTTATTTCCTATGCCATACGCGTTTTTGACCGAAATATCACACGAGGTAAGGCCATGCTCTTCAAACAAAAAACGGTTTTTCATTTAGCACTATTGCTGGCAGCCGTGGTGACTGTCAACCGTACGGCTCATGCGCGCGACCACCACCATGCCGTTTTGCCGACTTTTGATGGCGGCAGCCACCTGCTCTTGCATAACGTTGTGGAACGGGCATTTGAATTCGGAGGGGAAAAGCTGGTGATCACCCGCGCGCCGCAAACGCCTCCCAAACGCATGGAGCTGATGCTGGAACAGGGAAAACTGACCGGCGCTTTCCTGCTCCGCACGGCGGAACGCGACAGCAAGTATATCCCGATCCCAGTCGGACTTCTGGATGGTATGATGGGAAGAAGAGTGCTTCTGGTTCCCAAAAGCCATCCCGACATATTCGAAGGGGTAAAAAGCATCAAGGAACTCAAAAACATGGAAGCAGTCGCCGGTCTCGGCATGGGCTGGTTCGATTGCGAGGTATGGTCTGCCAACGGCCTTGAAGCGTATGAAGTTGCGAATACAAAATTGCTCTATCGACTCGTGGGCAACACGAATCGGAATGTGGATTATTTTCCAAGAGGATTGCCCGAAATTCTCACTGAACTGGAAACATACGGACAACACGTGACGCTCGATCCTCACCTCATCCTTGAATACGAGCGCGAAATGATCCTTTACCTCAGTCCGAAATATGCCGAACTGCGCGACGTCTTCCACCGCTGCCTGACGCAGGCCAAAGAAACCGGACTGCTCAAGAAGATACTCAACGATCATCTTGAAGAAACTTTCGAGCTGATCAAACCGGAAAATCGAACAGTGATCCGTCTCAGGACGCCTTCATGAAGCTACAGCATCTCTACCTGAACGATGATGGTTCGTTCATTTTGAATCAGACTGGACCTGCGGGGCGAGAAATACCGAATAGGCAAAAAGATCGTTGCCAGAAAAGAGACTTTGCTCAAGAGAGGGGGGAACCATTCACCTACAATGACAGAGGCGCTTTGTGACTACTTGCCTTGTCACAGCCTTTGTATTTCAACCTTCTGCTTCCTCATCTCTGTCCCCTACCACCCTCCTTTATTGGGCAACTGAAACAAAACAAAAAGCCTTCCCGTGCACGAATTTCAGGAAAGTGGTCCCACACGTGGTCCCACAAGCACTTTCAGGCACGAAAAAAGGGCCTACGATTTTCATCGTAAGCCCCTGGAATCTCTGGCGGAGAAGGGGGGATTTGAACCCCCGAACGAGTTACCCCGTTACACGCTTAGCAGGCGTGCGCCTTCAGCCAACTCGGCCACTTCTCCGCGTTTGGACGCCTCAATGCGTCGAGGCACAAGCATCTACACTTTCCCCCCTTGCAGTGTCAAGGAAAGTGAGGATTTTTGTACTATTTTCTTTCCTTTTTGTCCTGATGGCGACGGCGCAGCGTGGTCTCGGTTTCCTTTTCCTGCTTGCGGGTCTTGGCACCATAGCGAAGGCCTTTGCCGGGGCCGCGCTTGCCGATGGAAGTCATGCCGCGGCGCTTTTCGCCGCCCTTCTTCTCATGGCTGGACCGGCAATAGACGCGCACGGGCGCGTGCTGGATGCCGAACAGCTTGCGAAGCTGATTCTCAAGGTACCGCATGTACGATTCCTTGACGATGGTATGGTCGTTGACGAAGAAGACAAAGGTGGGGATTTCCTCGTCCGCCTGCGTGATGTAGTAAAACTTGGGACGCCTGCGCTTGACCACGGGCGGCTGATGCTGCTGAATGACCGACTCCAGCGCCCTGTTCAGCGCGCCGGTGCCGACGCGAACGGCGCATTCGGCCTTCATGCTCTCGGCCAACGGAAGAATCTTGCCCACACCCACTTTCTTGAGCGTAGAGGTCATGAACACCGGCACATGCGGCACGATGCGCAGTTCCTTGCGGAAAAGATCCATGACGTAGGTGCTTTGCGAGCGCTCGATGAGGTCAACCTTGTTCACGGCGACCATAAACGGGACCTTCTCGCGCACGAGAAACTCGATCAGCCGCTTGTCCTGCCGCGAGACGCGGTCGGTGCCGTCGATGACCAGCACGGTCACGTCGGAACGGCGGGAGTTTTTGAGTGCCCTGAGCACGCTCACATGCTCCAGCTGCTCCGTGATGTTGGTGCGGCGCCGCACTCCGGCCGTATCCACGAACGTGTACCGCTTGCCGCCCTGCTCGAAGGTCACGTCGATGCTGTCGCGCGTGGTCCCGGCAACATCGCTGACGATGAGCCGTTTCTGGCCGATAATGGCATTGACCATGGAGGACTTGCCCGCGTTGGGCCTGCCGAGCATGGTGATTCGCACACCGCGCTCGACGTCGTCTTCCTCCTCATCGGGAAGACCGAGATCAAGCACCATTTCCGCCACGCGCTCGCGGGCTTCGTTGAGCTTGTAGCCGTGAGCCGCGGAGACCGGCAGCATGTCGAGGCCGAGGGAATAGAAGTCGGCGCACATGTTCGCCTCGACTTCCGAACCATCGACCTTGTTGATCAGCAGCAGCACCGGCTTGCCGCTTTTGCGGACAAACTCTGCGGCCTGCTCGTCAAGCGGTGTCATGCCTTCCTTGCCGTCAACCACCAGCACGATGGCGTTGGCTTCGAGGATGGCTTCGCGCGCCTGCTCGAATATCTCGTTCTCAAAATCCTTGGACAGCTCGGGAGTGGCTTCGGACTCCAGCACCATGCCGCCCGTGTCCACCAGACCGAAACGGACGCCCTTGATCTGGCATTCCTCGAAGATGCGGTCGCGCGTGACGCCGGGGAGGTCGTGCGTGATGGCCACCGACCTGCGCAGCAGGCGGTTGAAAAGCGTGCTTTTACCTACGTTTGGCCGTCCGACCAGTGCAACTGTTGCTAGCATGAAAATCCTCGCTTCCCCTGACAGGCGGATGAATACGGCCGACGGGCCGACGGGGAGCCTGTGAAATATTGTCTGACGAGGCCGCCGGCCCCGAAATTCGCACCATGTGCGGCGCGCTGTGTAGCTTACTTACTTTGCCTTGTCGAGTCCAATACATCCCACACTCCGTTTCGCCCCACCCAAAATCGGCAAACCGCCTTGACTTGACCGCTGAAACAGGCAGTCTGAAAAGAAAACCCATCAAGCCGAGGCTATCATGCAATACACCAACGCCCTGATTCACGAAAAAAGCCCCTACCTTCTCCAGCACGCACACAATCCGGTCGATTGGCTTCCATGGGGCGATGATGCATTCGAGCGCGCCCGGCGCGAGGACAAGCCCGTGCTGGTCTCCATCGGCTATTCCACCTGCCACTGGTGCCATGTCATGGAGCGGGAAAGCTTCGAGGACGAGGACATCGCCCGGCTTCTGAACGAGGCCTTCATCTGCGTCAAGGTGGACCGTGAGGAACGCCCGGATGTGGATTCAGTCTACATGACGGTCTGCAACCTGCTGACCGGCTCCGGCGGTTGGCCGCTGAACGTGGTGCTCACGCCGGACAGAAAACCCTTCTTCGCCGCCACGTACATCCCCCCTTCCGCACGAGGTGGCAGGCTCGGCCTGGACGAACTCATCCCCCGAATAACCGACGCATGGAAAACCGACCGACAAAAGGTTATGGACGTCTCCGAAAATATCACGGAGAACCTTGTTTCCATCAGCACACCGGCCCCTTCCTCGGACGGACTCCCCGATGGCCGCAGACTCGCAAGACTGGTCCACGGCTCACTGAGCAGCGGATTCGACAGCCAGTACGGCGGATTCGGCTCCGCGCCCAAGTTCCCCTCCCCGCACAATCTCCTCTTTCTCCTGCGCCATGGACGGCTGACAGGCTCGAAGGAACCCGCATCCATGGCGTTCGAGACGCTGGCCGCCATGCGTCGCGGCGGCGTCTGGGATCACGTAGGCTTTGGTTTTCATCGTTATGCCACGGACCGCATGTGGCTGCTGCCTCACTTCGAGAAGATGCTCTACGATCAGGCCATGCTCGCGCTGGCGTATCTGGAAGCCTATCAGATCAGTGGCAATGACGAGTTTGCGGAAACCGCGCGACGCATCTTCACCTACGTACTGCGTGNCCTGCGCGACCCCTCCGGTGGATTTCACACTGCGGAAGATGCGGACAGCGAAGGTGAGGAGGGACTCTTTCACACCTGGACACTGAAGGAAATCGAGTCAGTCCTGTCACCCGAAGAGTCCGCAGCGTTTTGCAAGCACTACAACATATTGCAGGAAGGAAACTTCCGCGACGAAGCCACAGGAGAGCTGACGGGGCGCAATATCCCGCATGAAAGCGATGTATCACCGGTGCCCGCCGAACTGCTGGAATTCGCGCGAAAAAAACTCTTCACCGAGCGAGAAAAACGCATCAGGCCGCACCTCGACGACAAGATTCTCACCGATATGAACGGACTCATGATAGCGGCGCTGGCTCGTGGCGGCAGGGTTCTGGGGCAGCCGGAATACACTGACGCAGCAAAAAAAGCCGCCGAGTTCGTGCTCGACACACTTTCCGACGGCAACGGCGCGCTTCGGCACGGCTACCGAGAGGGCGTCATGAATGCACCCGGCACTCTCGACGACCACGCCTACATGCTCTGGGGGCTTCTGGAGCTTCACGATGCCACGTTCGACAACCGTATGCTCGAACAGGCGCTGTTGGTGGCCCGTAACATGATCGATTCATTCGAGGACGAGGAACGCGGCGGGTTCCACCTGAGTTCCAAGGATTCGGAAACTGTTCTGGTTCGTCAGAAGGACAGCTACGACGGCGCTCTGCCTTGCGGCAATTCCGTGGCCGTACACACGCTCTATCGCCTGAGCAGGATGCTGAGGATGCAGGCGCTCAGGGATGCCGCCACGCGTTGCGCCACGGCTTTCTCCGGCATTCTGGAACAGCAGCCTCAGGCACTGGTCCACATGGTCGGCGCGCTGGAACTGATGCAACACGCCGAAACCGACATCGTCGTGGCGGGCAAAACCGATTCGGAGGCTACGCGAGAGCTTCTGAAATCCCTCGCCCCGGTCCGTCCCATGTCCACCACGGTAATCTTCGTACCGATCGATGAGCCCGACCTTCCGACCGCCCTCCCCGATCCGGCTCCTTACAAGCTGGAGCTGGAAGGGATGGGCGCCGAGGCGGCGGCATGGGTCTGCATCGACAAATCCTGCCGACGCCCCGTCACATCGCCCGAAGATCTGCGAGAGCAACTTTCCAAATCGGCAGATTGACGATGATTGAACATGGAAACAAAAAGCCCCCGGAGAACCGGGGGCTTTCGTTTTAACCGAGGTCGACGATCTGTTTATCGTCGTCCCTTGAGCTGCCTGCGTTAAGCCTTCGCTCCACGTAGTCGAGGATCTTGGCGAAGGTGAAGGTGCAGGTGAGGTAGATGACGCCTGCGCCGAACAGGAACGGCACGAAGGTGTAGTATTTCGCCCCGAGCACCTTGGAGGTGTACATCAGCTCGCCGAAGCCGACCACGGACACCAGCGAGGAGTCCTTGAGCAGCACGATGAGCTCGTTGCAAAGAGGCGGAATCATGCGTCTGAACGCCTGCGGCAGAATGACGGAAATCATGGCCTGCTGATGCGTCAGACCGGAACAGCGCGCAGCTTCCATCTGACCGCGGTCGATGGAGAGAATGCCGGCGCGGATGATTTCGGCCGTGTAGGCGCCCGAGTTGATACCCAGAGCCAGCATCCCGAGCCACAGCGGATCCTGCGGCAGCCTGACGTCAAAGAGGACCATGAACAGCTGGGGCAGGCCGAAGAAGAAAAAGTAGATCTGCAGCAGCATGGGGGTGCCGCGAATGACCTGAATGTAGGTATCCGCAGCGTAGCGCATGAACACGTTGCGGCTTATGCGGCTGGTACCGGCAAGCGTGCCGAGCACAAGGCCGAGCGAAAGCGCGCCGAGGGTGATCTTCAGCGTGTTCAGCGCGCCTTTGAGAAATAGATCGTAATGTTCGAATACAAGAGAAAAGTCCACGGTCTCCCCCGGGAGCTTGGACGCGAAAAGGCCGGAAGGACGTATCCTTCCGGCCGTTGCGTCATGCGCTAGCTTACTTCATCCATTTTTCGACGAGCTTGGCGTGAGTGCCGTCCTCACGGAGCTCGGCGAGAGCGGCGTTGAGCGCCTTGACCATCTCGGGGTTGCCCTTGGGCACGATGATGGCGTTGAGCTCTTCGGTCAGCGGCTCCGGAGCGATCACGAAACCCTGCTTCTTGGCGTATTCTTCCGCAACCGGGATGTCGGCGACGACGGCGTCCACGGCTTCGGTCTTGAGCATCATGAAGGCAACGGACCAGGTTTCCGGTTCCACGACTTCGGCGCCGTCAACCTTGCGGGCGGCTTCCACGCAGGTGGTGCCGAGCTGGGCGGCCACGCGCTTTCCGGCGAGATCCTTGCCGGCCTTGATGTCAGCGCCCTTACGGGTCACGATGCCCTGACCGGAGCGGTAGTACGGATCGGTGAAATCAACGCTGCGCTTGCGGTCTTCGGTGATGCCGAAGCCGGAGCAACCGAGGTCAACCTGACCCATGGTCACAGCGGAAATAATGGTATCAAAGCCCATGGTCCGCCATTCGATCTCGATGCCCATCTTGTCGGCGATGGCTTCCATGAGGTCGATGTCGAAACCGACGCGCTTGTCGCCGTCCATGTTTTCGTACGGCGGGTAGTCGGGGCTGTTGCCGACGGTGACCACACCGGCTTCCTTCACGCGCTCCAGCATGCCTTCGGCGTTGGCGGCCGCGACGCCGAGCACCATGACCATGGCCATGACGGCCACCAGCATTTTGAACATTCTTTTCATGCCTCTCCTCCTTGGTTGAATACTAACCGTTTCCGACCAGAAGCCGAACAAAGTCCGGCCCTTGCACTATTCTTCACTCAGGCCAGCCATGAGCGGCCCGATCCTTCCCGGAGTCTTTTCGTCACCCGTGGGCAACATACCCAGAATTCGGCCTCTATATATGACCGCAACCCTGTCGGCAAGCTGTAATGCTTCGTTCAGGTCGCCTGTCACAAGCAGAACCCCCGCCATTTCCCGGACTTCCAGCAGGCTTTTCCAGACCTCTTCCGTAGCGGAGACATCCAGCCCCTGCGAGGGCTGCTCCGCGACGATAAGAACCGGTTCGCGGAAAAGCTCACGGGCAAGAACGGTCTTCTGGAGGTTGCCGCCGGAGAGCTGCCACGCCAGCGCCGTAATCTTCGGCGGCCGGATGTCGAATTTCTTGATGAGGTCCTTGGCCTTGGTGGCGGCCTTCTTCTTGTCCAGCCACGGCCCGAAGGCAAAACCCTTGCGGGTGGTCAGCAGCAGGTTGTCCACGAGGTTGTGATTCCTCAGCGTGGCAAGGCCGAGACGGTCTTCGGGGATGTAGGAAAGCGAGCGTTTCCACGTGGATTCCGCAAAGAACTTGCGCCAAGGCTTGCGGTTGATGAAGATGGTATCGCGCGGTGGCTTCCGCAGGCCGCAGATGGCCTCGATGAGCGCCTTCTGGCCGTTGCCCGCCACGCCAACGATGGCCAGCACCTCGCCCTGACGGATGTTGAAATTCACATCCTCCAGCCCCATGCCGGTGAGATTGCGCACGTCGAGCACTTCCTCGCCGGGCTCCATGGGTTCACGGTCGATCTCCAGGAGCACTTCCTTGCCCACCATGCGACGGGCCAAATCTGCCTTGGATTCAATGGAGGCCGGGTCAACCACGCCTTCGATGCGGCCGCGACGCAGGATAGCGATCTCGTCTGCCAGCGCGATGACCTCTTCCAGCTTGTGGCTGATGAAAACAATGGATTTGCCCTGATCCGCCATCTTCCAGAGCGCCTCAAACAGGCGAACGGTCTCCTCGGGAGTGAGGACGGCGGTGGGCTCGTCGAAAATCAGAATACGCGATTCACGGTACAGGAGCTTGAGAATCTCGACGCGCTGTTTCTCACCCATGGAAAGGTCGCAAATGCGTGCCGCCGGATTGATGTCCAGTCCGTACTGCTCGGCAATGCCGCTGACGCGCTCAACCATCTCCTTGGGATCAACGAAGAACTTGCCTTCCTGACCGAGCAGGACGTTCTCCGCCACGGTCATCGATTCCACGAGCATGAAGTGCTGGTAAACCATGCCGATTCCGGCATCCAGCGCATCCTTGGATGAAGAAAAGGAAACGGGCTCTCCGTCGATCTCGATGTAGCCGTCGTCGGGCTTGTAGCGACCGGCGAGCATGCTCATCATGGTGGATTTGCCCGCGCCGTTTTCGCCCAGAAGCGCCTTGATGCGCCCGGCGTGAATGTCGAGATTGATGCTGTCGTTGGCGACCACTTTGCCGAAACGCTTGGTGAGATTCACCAGCCGGACGGCGGGCGTTTCGCCAAGCTCGGAGAACGGCTTGCGGTCGCGGGACGGGTACTTGCTTTCCACGGCCTAGCCCTCGGGTTCGATGTTGGTTCCCAGCGCGGCGGGCGCCTCGGTTCCCCTGCCCCGGAAGGCGGAAAGCACGAGCACGATGATGGTCAACGCGTAGGGAAGCATGAGCAGAAGCGACGACGGCAGGTTGGTGCCGGAGGCCTGAAGCCGAAGTTGAAAGGCCATGACACCGCCGAAAAGATAGGCGCCGATGACTGCGCGGCCCGGACGCCAGAACGCGAAAATGACGAGCGCAACGGCGATCCAGCCACGCCCGCCGGAGAGACCATTGGTCCACAGATGCGTGTACGCCAGCGAAAGGTATCCGCCGCCGAGTCCCACGAGGAACCCGCCGGTACAGACGGCGAAATAGCGAAGCAGCATGGGCTTGAGTCCGGCTGCGGCTGCGGCCTGCGGGTATTCTCCAGTAGCGGTGACCGCCATACCGAGGCTCGTGCGCCTGAAGAAGAACCAGAAAATGAACGGGACGATGAACGACACGTAGACCAACGCGTCCTGCCTGAAGAAGATGTCTCCGATGTAGGGAATGGAGGACAGAACGGGGAACGCGAATTTGGAGAAACCGGGCGCGGTCTGGCCGATGTAGGGCGTGCCGAGGAATTTGGTCAACCCCAACCCGAAAATGGTCAGGGCAAGGCCGGAAACAACCTGATTGCCGAGGAAGCTGATGCAGACCACGGCATGCAGCAGGGCCATGCAGGCTCCGGCCGCTCCGCCAACGAGAAATCCCAGCCACGGAGAACCGGTCAAGTAGGCGGTCAGAAACGCGGCAAGCGCCGCCACGCTCAACATACCTTCCACGCCAAGGTTGAGGACACCACCTTTCTCCGTGAACATTTCGCCAAGCGTGGCAAAAAGCACGGGGGTTCCGGACTGCACGGTGGCTGCCAACAGGGGGATGATCAATTCGGTCATGTCTGTCTATGCCTCCTGCGCGGAGTCGGACACCCGCTCCAGACTGTAGCTCAGGAAAAACTGTCCGGCGAGAACGGAGAGCAGGATAACGCCCTCCATGATTTCACCAAAGGCCGCAGGAATCTGCATCTGCAACTGCATGTTCTCGACGCCGACGCGCAGCGCGGCCAAAAGCAGCGAGGCGAATGCGATATTGCGCGGCTCCAGTCTGGCAAGCCATGCCACGACAATGGCAGTATAGCCGTAGCCGACCATAAGGCTCGGCTGGAGTCTGCCGAGGATGGCGGATGTTTCAATGCACCCCGCCCATCCCGCCAGTCCGCCTGAGACGCACATGACGAAGATGACGAGGAAGCCATACGGCATGCCCGCATACCGGGCCACACGAGGGCCTTCCCCGCTCGCCTTGAGCTCGAAGCCCATGCGGGTGAAACGCATGAAGGCCCAGAGCAACACGCCGACGATGGCGCAGAAAATTATGCCCCAGTGGTACCGGGTTCCGGCAATACCGGCGATGACGCCGCCAGGCGAGAACTCTGCGGTCATTGGGAAGCCGAAGCTGGACGGGTCACGCCACACGCCGAAAACGAGATACTCAAGCAGCAGGATGGCAATGTAGTTGAGCATCAGGGTGGAGATGATCTCGTTGACGTGCAGCTTGAGACGCAGGAAGGCCGGTATGAAGGCCCAGAACGCCCCGAACAGAAAGGCCATGAAGAACATGAGCGGCAGCTGGCCGTACCACGGCATGTCGGGAAAGCTCAGGGCCATCCACGTCGCGCCGATGGCGCCGAGAGCGAACTGCCCTTCGGCCCCGATGTTCCATATCTGCATGCGAAAGGCCACGGCAACGCCGAGGGAACACATGAAGATGGGCACCGCCTTCAGGAAGGTTCCCTGAAATGCGTAGGCGCTTCCGAAAGCGCCGCTCCATAGAATACTGAGGCCTTCCAAAGCGTTCTGACCCTGACCTTCCAGCAGCAGTGCACTGATAAGGAAGGAAAAGAGCAGGGCGCCCACGAGGATTACCGGGGCGCCCCACTTCCAGGGTTCATCGCGCTTTTTCAGCTTGAGTCCAAGCGTCATAAGCGTACTTGATGGTCGTTACTCGGTGTTACCGATAACGCCTTCGACGAAGTAGTTCATGCCAAGGAGCTGGCCGTCATCGGCCTTTTCACCCTCGGGGATCACGACTTCGCCCTTCTGGTTTTTGATGGGGCCGGTGAAGACGATATCCTTGCCGCCTTCGAGTTCGGCTTTCTTTTCTTCAACAAGCTTCTTGACTTCGGCCGGGACCATGTCGCCCATGGGGGCCACGTCCACAACACCGGTCTCCATGCCCCACCACAGGGACTGGTTGCCTTCCCAGGTGCCTTCCTGAACC belongs to Desulfovibrio oxyclinae DSM 11498 and includes:
- the thiM gene encoding hydroxyethylthiazole kinase is translated as MNKSTICENLEKLREAGPLVTSITNYVVTNSTANALLAIGASPIMTHAVEEVEELMAFSGALVINLGTVARTYAEAMPVAWAAANKNNVPVVLDPVGAGATKLRTELPVGMLKEYRPAIIRGNASEIMTLAGQSGSAKGVDSTQGAESAEEAARDLAKTHGCTVVVSGETDIVTDGERLVRIGGGSPLMPRVTGLGCTCTALCGAFCAVADSAFDAAVSAMTVMAVCGKRAANSSDGPGTLQLHIYDELYNLGISTLEAEMEVSED
- the der gene encoding ribosome biogenesis GTPase Der — its product is MLATVALVGRPNVGKSTLFNRLLRRSVAITHDLPGVTRDRIFEECQIKGVRFGLVDTGGMVLESEATPELSKDFENEIFEQAREAILEANAIVLVVDGKEGMTPLDEQAAEFVRKSGKPVLLLINKVDGSEVEANMCADFYSLGLDMLPVSAAHGYKLNEARERVAEMVLDLGLPDEEEDDVERGVRITMLGRPNAGKSSMVNAIIGQKRLIVSDVAGTTRDSIDVTFEQGGKRYTFVDTAGVRRRTNITEQLEHVSVLRALKNSRRSDVTVLVIDGTDRVSRQDKRLIEFLVREKVPFMVAVNKVDLIERSQSTYVMDLFRKELRIVPHVPVFMTSTLKKVGVGKILPLAESMKAECAVRVGTGALNRALESVIQQHQPPVVKRRRPKFYYITQADEEIPTFVFFVNDHTIVKESYMRYLENQLRKLFGIQHAPVRVYCRSSHEKKGGEKRRGMTSIGKRGPGKGLRYGAKTRKQEKETETTLRRRHQDKKERK
- a CDS encoding thioredoxin domain-containing protein, which codes for MQYTNALIHEKSPYLLQHAHNPVDWLPWGDDAFERARREDKPVLVSIGYSTCHWCHVMERESFEDEDIARLLNEAFICVKVDREERPDVDSVYMTVCNLLTGSGGWPLNVVLTPDRKPFFAATYIPPSARGGRLGLDELIPRITDAWKTDRQKVMDVSENITENLVSISTPAPSSDGLPDGRRLARLVHGSLSSGFDSQYGGFGSAPKFPSPHNLLFLLRHGRLTGSKEPASMAFETLAAMRRGGVWDHVGFGFHRYATDRMWLLPHFEKMLYDQAMLALAYLEAYQISGNDEFAETARRIFTYVLRXLRDPSGGFHTAEDADSEGEEGLFHTWTLKEIESVLSPEESAAFCKHYNILQEGNFRDEATGELTGRNIPHESDVSPVPAELLEFARKKLFTEREKRIRPHLDDKILTDMNGLMIAALARGGRVLGQPEYTDAAKKAAEFVLDTLSDGNGALRHGYREGVMNAPGTLDDHAYMLWGLLELHDATFDNRMLEQALLVARNMIDSFEDEERGGFHLSSKDSETVLVRQKDSYDGALPCGNSVAVHTLYRLSRMLRMQALRDAATRCATAFSGILEQQPQALVHMVGALELMQHAETDIVVAGKTDSEATRELLKSLAPVRPMSTTVIFVPIDEPDLPTALPDPAPYKLELEGMGAEAAAWVCIDKSCRRPVTSPEDLREQLSKSAD
- a CDS encoding amino acid ABC transporter permease yields the protein MDFSLVFEHYDLFLKGALNTLKITLGALSLGLVLGTLAGTSRISRNVFMRYAADTYIQVIRGTPMLLQIYFFFFGLPQLFMVLFDVRLPQDPLWLGMLALGINSGAYTAEIIRAGILSIDRGQMEAARCSGLTHQQAMISVILPQAFRRMIPPLCNELIVLLKDSSLVSVVGFGELMYTSKVLGAKYYTFVPFLFGAGVIYLTCTFTFAKILDYVERRLNAGSSRDDDKQIVDLG
- a CDS encoding basic amino acid ABC transporter substrate-binding protein, which produces MKRMFKMLVAVMAMVMVLGVAAANAEGMLERVKEAGVVTVGNSPDYPPYENMDGDKRVGFDIDLMEAIADKMGIEIEWRTMGFDTIISAVTMGQVDLGCSGFGITEDRKRSVDFTDPYYRSGQGIVTRKGADIKAGKDLAGKRVAAQLGTTCVEAARKVDGAEVVEPETWSVAFMMLKTEAVDAVVADIPVAEEYAKKQGFVIAPEPLTEELNAIIVPKGNPEMVKALNAALAELREDGTHAKLVEKWMK
- a CDS encoding ATP-binding cassette domain-containing protein — protein: MESKYPSRDRKPFSELGETPAVRLVNLTKRFGKVVANDSINLDIHAGRIKALLGENGAGKSTMMSMLAGRYKPDDGYIEIDGEPVSFSSSKDALDAGIGMVYQHFMLVESMTVAENVLLGQEGKFFVDPKEMVERVSGIAEQYGLDINPAARICDLSMGEKQRVEILKLLYRESRILIFDEPTAVLTPEETVRLFEALWKMADQGKSIVFISHKLEEVIALADEIAILRRGRIEGVVDPASIESKADLARRMVGKEVLLEIDREPMEPGEEVLDVRNLTGMGLEDVNFNIRQGEVLAIVGVAGNGQKALIEAICGLRKPPRDTIFINRKPWRKFFAESTWKRSLSYIPEDRLGLATLRNHNLVDNLLLTTRKGFAFGPWLDKKKAATKAKDLIKKFDIRPPKITALAWQLSGGNLQKTVLARELFREPVLIVAEQPSQGLDVSATEEVWKSLLEVREMAGVLLVTGDLNEALQLADRVAVIYRGRILGMLPTGDEKTPGRIGPLMAGLSEE
- a CDS encoding ABC transporter permease, whose protein sequence is MTELIIPLLAATVQSGTPVLFATLGEMFTEKGGVLNLGVEGMLSVAALAAFLTAYLTGSPWLGFLVGGAAGACMALLHAVVCISFLGNQVVSGLALTIFGLGLTKFLGTPYIGQTAPGFSKFAFPVLSSIPYIGDIFFRQDALVYVSFIVPFIFWFFFRRTSLGMAVTATGEYPQAAAAAGLKPMLLRYFAVCTGGFLVGLGGGYLSLAYTHLWTNGLSGGRGWIAVALVIFAFWRPGRAVIGAYLFGGVMAFQLRLQASGTNLPSSLLLMLPYALTIIVLVLSAFRGRGTEAPAALGTNIEPEG
- a CDS encoding ABC transporter permease; the encoded protein is MTLGLKLKKRDEPWKWGAPVILVGALLFSFLISALLLEGQGQNALEGLSILWSGAFGSAYAFQGTFLKAVPIFMCSLGVAVAFRMQIWNIGAEGQFALGAIGATWMALSFPDMPWYGQLPLMFFMAFLFGAFWAFIPAFLRLKLHVNEIISTLMLNYIAILLLEYLVFGVWRDPSSFGFPMTAEFSPGGVIAGIAGTRYHWGIIFCAIVGVLLWAFMRFTRMGFELKASGEGPRVARYAGMPYGFLVIFVMCVSGGLAGWAGCIETSAILGRLQPSLMVGYGYTAIVVAWLARLEPRNIAFASLLLAALRVGVENMQLQMQIPAAFGEIMEGVILLSVLAGQFFLSYSLERVSDSAQEA